The following nucleotide sequence is from Aedes aegypti strain LVP_AGWG chromosome 3, AaegL5.0 Primary Assembly, whole genome shotgun sequence.
TATGGTTATATGGCGGTGAAGAGTCTGAAcgagaatttatccgctaggtgacgctaataacatttttttaattgtctGTATCTTAAGGTCCTTAGCAATCAAAAGGCTGGTGTCATCGGCAAAGCTGTTcggcagatcaagggctatctagCGGTAAAGAGTCTgattagaaatttatccactaggtggcgcaAGTAAAAAAAGAACTTCAACCTACTTTACCTCTTCCTTATAAGCTAGAAGGTTGACGTCTTCGGCAGATTGAAGACTATTGAGAGGTGAAAAGTATTGGTTCATAAAACATACAGAATCTATGCAACTGCGCTATGCAAGAGACTATAAGGAAAGCCATGAAAACCTATGAAAAccatattttaatatggttcaaTAAAAAGATTCTGGATATAAAGTTATGGAGAGGTGACTGTAGCGCCATCTATCAGATTATTcctcaatagggtaacgactgtttatttcgttcataaccgctaacagttggcgccagcggcaaaaattacagacaacaacctttcgaacattcagtttctcttaccggccgccgagcggcgacactgatgtttatattcctctcactgatcgcgctacgctggattctcaaatttctcaaactttcaacacaagcgcatggaagaatggtagtcggagagctgtcaaaacgtatggaaaataatgaaaatcgtaaaatacttgcaattaggaaactggatcgaaaaagtagtgattagaaatcaagtgtaaagtgaatacataactttttgtgtttagttcatcttccgtggtgttttctttgcttcaggatttcgtttttactaccattgaaaaagagccatctattgccttttcagttttgaatatcgccctattaggATCCACCATCAAACATGACTATTAGTTTCCAGTCTATCGCGTTActggagattgaagaaaatttgttactagcgttATCTAGTGGTTGAATTCACAATAGATTTGCCATGGCCTTGATCAGTGTGTTACTAGAAGCACCTAGTGAATGTGttctaagggatggtacacaaattatgtcacgctcaatttcgactttttcgaccccctccccccctttgtcacgttttttgtataagttgttcgaaaattttgtaaggcttgtcacgcttgactTGACCACctcaccccccccccttggagcgtgacgttatttgtgcatgacccctaatcaAATTTTCCACTACAAGACAGCACTTAATCTGTTGAACGGCTTGGCCGAAGACAGCTCAGTATAGTCGAATATCTTTGCCGAAAACTTCAACCTTCTAGCCCATAAGGATCCTgagcaataatatttttgcataTGGTTGCTGATGTCATGTGACAATCAGGTTTTAAACGGCCATTTCAAATCTGATCAGCGTCTTTAGGTCGGCAGCTTAAAGCTATGGCATACTTCATGATAATTTGTATCGCATTGGTAATAATTTCTGGTCGGCTATACATTGGCGCAAATATTTTTCACCTTCAGATAGCACTCAATCTGCAGAATATCTTTGCTAAAGgcatcaaccttctagctgataaggatcttgaggtaGAGAAGAtcgaagatttatttttactagCTCCACCTAGCGGAAGAATTTCTAATCTCTTTACCGCCAGATAGCtattgatctgctgaacaagaCAATTTgatactagcgccacctagcggataaattctcaattaTATTTTTCACTTTCAGATAGCCCTAAATCTGCTGAAtacctttgccgaagacaccaaccttctagctgtttaggatcttgagatacagataATTGAGGAAAAAATTGTCACTTGGGCCACCTATCGGGAAAATTCTCAATCAGGCCCATTACCATCAGATAGCCATTGATctgcttaaccctctaatacccaaatttttgttttcgatctaaatattatttttcgttatctaaaatcattctaaacacggtttgggcaatgatttatttttcttcgcaaatttgtgaatttcggtttttgatttttattatttttatttttgaacatctctatcctttgcaattttttcttgaagcctcttctggttactgatttttgacaataataaaaatttgagtttttactatacttttgaaaatatgaattttttatttttttctggaacattttttattttccgtaacagatttgaaatcatttcaataccattaggggtcgtccataaatgacgtagctttttaggggggaggggggtatttacgaatttgtgacgaagtgcgacgagggggagggaggggtcctagctagtggacgtagcattttgaatcaagtccgtaaaaagaaaggcgctgaaaaaaaatgcatataattattttttatcaaacttcttttatttacttgggttataaaattatgattaataaatttataaataaacaaaataaaagtttaataaattgattaaaaatcaatgctcttactacttggagtacatttttttgccatttgttaacatgacataaagtcagccgttttagtattatccatattttctgttgaggctttatttcttcaagaaaataaaacatgctATTCTTGGTAAACATTAcaaagatatttattccgtgattTATgtcttcaatgttgcaggagatctccaccaaccagttttgaatgttttgataTGTCAATGCTCTTgctggaatagcctgaatattgatGAGGATAATAGATTCGAATGTTATtaaaattgccctatcattaaattttcttaataactcggtaatttaaagaatttttattatttaactgtttaattataggttgtgtaagattatttcagtatggaaacgataATGAAATTCAACTCAAATATAAATAGAGGTTATTgtttttgtataataatcgctaaaattttctaaacattacaaatatttcaagtgtaatcttttatgtatctggccactgtttgctaaaattatttgaaattgaataatattaacgatgagtcttttcaaattaatatattttcttgatcatctttattgaaatctatttcctaacaacgaataattaaaaaaaaaacaatcctctaatatagcgaaatttttgttcaatatattataaaatatattggaccctTACTCGAtagtaacgagcttcatcaatccaatcaaaaaatattttttcacattttttatagtaaacttgtgTTTCATAGTaagaacagcaaaagtaatttaatttagcctatatgaaactggaaaccaaaaccaaggaaaatgtttatttaaaactttttcaaattacttttgagcgctactgtatatcaaactgttagattagattatccttacattcagtcagtaattaatatcaaacgttatattgaacttctcaattccaATTCTTTGTTTCAACCCCGTCaataaggaaaacaaataaaaaatatgggGGGGGGTGTGTGCTTGAtgtgctacgtattttccaagggggagtACCAGcgtttgtgacgaaatgctacgaggggggaggggggtgtaaaaaatcagtgaaaaaatgctacgtcatttatggacggccccttaggctctttttctgtgataggttgatcgtagaaaaatgtaaaaggtacgattttttataatacacgttaaatgaatcccaggcatttgtgggttatataagaatacaatttttcaaacaattttcaataatacaaaaaagtttcaaaagtcataaaaaacttttcttatatgcgtgttatgagtcaaggtttaagccaaaaataaaatcattttaatttccgagctacgaaaaaatacacaaaatcccaaagtgtaccccgtctaaaggcggggttgggtattagagggttaacagcTTTGTCCAAGACACCCTACTTCTAGCACATTTGGATGTTGAAATAACCGTATGAGGCCAATTTTGGACTTCTCGTGTCCACGCTTTTTCCGTTACCTAGAAGGGTCAGGGGAATATCTCACCCAAGGATTGTAAGACTAACTTACCacatttactttaaaatttatttcaaattaattgatctacTGGGCTTTGAATTGAagccatttaaaaattcaagcacAGGCAAatagacgtaacagctagaacaattatctATTTAGAACATAGTCACGAGAACATTTACGCCCAGTGCAAAAAAAGCTTTATTTTTTAGCAAACGTCAAATTCGAACAAAAGCgatgcgagcgccacgagtggcccatcggccaactacCATATATTAGATTTGGGCGCTATTATGCTGTGCGATGTAAATAgttagagtgttacgtctgtttttcTGCGATTCAAGGTTTGTCTCAAGCTTTTAAGTGTTGAGTTTGTCactgatatttttattttctctcGAATTATAGTTCAAGTTTATGATATGTAGGGTGCTGATTCCATTAGGGATGCTTCGTTGAAGCCCGAgcagaaaaattgtttttttccaTGACAACAGTGCACATGGTACTTAAATGAATTgatttaccaaaatatgaatagttcgtcactgtaagtgtcgacatagactCTTGCACATAAACATTCAGAACCCTGTACCCTtacttttacctgatttttattactataaaaaataacctttgaatggttcgatgcTGTGTGTTGACTTATCGTATGTCCACGTTGTCTTTAGAGTACTCATAGTTGGGTTATAttttgaactgaggttgcatgaatcgcattaCTTTCCAAGCTGAGTCCTGATCATGCAGCCATGATTCTCAATAATAAAACTCCTTCCCATTacaactatggagatgcagaggtgatctcgatcTCTAGTTACAATGGGTAGCATACTAACATTCCCTCCCTTCCCCGATGgccgcaaggacgtggccggtgccgttattgacttttcaatatttgtagttctcgaaagtgtatattgaaggtggaaagctactcccaagctacacatctcttggttccttgtacaacttcgattattatgatcaatcacggagtagcaactatgaattgtacggtcatcaatgcttatccttaaccctctaatacccaaccccgcctttagacggggtacactttggaattttgtgtattttttcgtagctcggaaatcaaaatgattttatttttggcttataccttgactcataacacgcatataagaaaagttttttatgacttttgaaaattttttgtatttttagaaattgtttgaaaaaatgcattcttatataacctacaaatgcctgggcttcatttaacgtgtaatataaaaaatcgtaccttttatatttttctacgattaacctatcacaaacgaagaacctggtggtattaaaatcatttcaaacctgttttccgttagttacacggaaaataaaatacgctccgaaaaaaaaaaattaaaatttaatatttttcaaaatattgtaacaattaaattttttattattgccaaaaatcaacaactagaaaaggcttcaagaaaaaatgaaaaaagctagggatgttcaaaaataaaaattataaaaatcaaaaatcaaagttttaaaatttgcgaataaaaataaataaatgcccaaaacgtgtttagaacgattttagataacgaaaaataatacttaaatcgaaaataaaaatttgggtattagagggttaaggtaTTTTTGTTCGcaataaattatttggaaaaattgtaCAGTTTTTTGAAGTGTGGATTTTTCTCAATGCACGATGAATGGCAGCTAGACGGTACCCTTGAGCTTGAATGGACGTTTCggataagggatggtacacaaattatgtcacgctaaatttcaactttttcgaccccctccccccctttgtcacactttttgtatgagtcctttgaaaattttgtaaggcttgtcacgcttggctcgaccccctcccccccccccttggagcgtgacgtaatttgtgcatgacccctaaactATCAACGAGTGTTTGTTTCTAAACTTTGTATGTATTATAAAACAACACAGACATAAAGATCTCCAAATCATCCAACCCCTAAAATCTAAtgagtattataaaaaatcttgCCACATACTTTTCATGGAGTACCTACCAACTACTGGCCCAAATCAAAACAAGTGGCATTGTTCAGATATTCACCGGTATCGAGCAGCACTCCTCCGGGCATGCAACGGAACGGATCGTTCGTCAGTTCCTGCCACTGGCGCAGCTTTCCCTTGAGCTTCTCGAAAATCTCCTTGACTACCGGTTTGCCGACCAGATTCTTCCTCTCGGCGGGATCCAACTTGAGATCGAACAGCTCCCACTCCGGCCGGTTGTAGTAAAGCCGGAGGTTTTTGTACCAGCGCAGGTCCTGGTTGCTGGCCGTGCGCTGCAGCAGATCCTGGAAGGTCGGCGAAACGAACAGGTCCTGATCGATGGGGAACGGCAGTTGATGGTTCAGGTTGTGGATCAGCTTGTAGCGTTTGGTGCGGATGGCGCGCATCGGGTAGGCCATGGTGATTTCGTGGAACGATTGCGAAGCGTACACTGCCTGATCTGGATCAGAGGGCGGTTCGGTGGACAGTAGGGGGAGAAGGGACTTGCCGGTTAGGATGGGATTTGGTGGGTGTTGTTCGTCTATGGCGTTGGTGTCGGATTCTTCCGGGTGATCGGATGGGTAAGAAACGTTGAACCAGTCGAGGAATGTTGGAAGTAGGTCGAGATGGCTGGTCATGGAATAGGTTACTTCGTTGTGGCGACTCTTTGGATCTGGGGATCGGATGAACATGGGTTCGGCCATTCCGGGATCGTAGAGATTGGTGCGGGCAGCTGGAAGGGGTGGTCCGTTATCGGAAGTGTAGACTACCAGAGTGTCCTGATCGAATCCGGCATCAGCCAGTTCTTTCAGCACTAAGCCGACGCCTTGATCGAGTCGGGAGATTGTGGTGTACTGGGCAGCAACGTCTCTACGAGCAGGTTCGGTGTCCGGAATATAGTACGGAAGGATCAACTCATCCCACACGTAGTAGATCGGATGCCAATCAGGGATCAAACCCATGCCTTCCTCTCCGGATCCCCAACGCTCGCAAAACGGACCGTACTGGGGAGTTATGTGTCCACAACGGTGTGGATCATGGAACGAAACCATCAGGAAGAAAGGTTGATCCTTTTCTTTACTTGCCTCAAGGAACTCTCTAACAAAAAGCTTGATGTTTGTAATATTTCGTCCGACCTGATTAATCGGATATTGCTCTTCGGTTCGTTCGTAATCGAATTTGAATACCTCCCCAGGACCAACATGTTTCTTGCCGATCAGTCCGGTAACGACACCGGAATCGGACAAGATTTTCGAGATGCTCTTCACCTTgccgagtgcgttgaaattgtgcACCCCGTTGTGCAGCCCGTACATTCCGTTCTGGTGTTCCGGCATGCCGGTGAGGATCGAAGCCCTGGACGGGGAGCAACTGCTCACCGAGGCGTACGCATTGTTGAAGATCAGACTTTGCTTCGCGAGGGCATCCAGCGCCGGGGTTTGCACGATCTTGTTCCGGTAGGCCCCGATCTCGAATCCACCATCGTCCGCTGTTGGGGAAATCAGACATTTTAGTTTAAGGTgaaaataaatcgaagccaaagtacaaattttcaagagcacggatctggagaaccaaacttccgtttaagctgaaaactcaatcgattggtgactagctggtgatgaccaatctataaggttttcagcttaaacggatgtttggttctccagatccgtgctcttgaaaatttatactTTGGCTtcaatttatcttcaccttaatggagGGGTTTAGATACCTAGAATTGTCAAATTGCAAAACTAGAACTAGAAGAGATCATTGTAAGAAATGCTAAATAaatctatggaaaaaaaaatctgactgAACACCATGACCAACTCCTAGTCGAATTTATTGAAGAGTTCCTAAAGATTGAGTGGAATAATCTTTTGTGGAATTCAAAAACCAATTACTGGTAGAAACTGTTTGTGTAGGAATATCTataaaattactgaaacaattGCGATTTTACCTGGTGTAATTGTAATTTTGTAATAATGAggttgagtatatttgtagttctctgcCATAATTGCATGCCGAATGCTCATAGGGAAACAAAGTTatagcatgccaaagttgagcattttgtatggaaatcgtcTTTCAATACTATTATTCTGAGTACAACTGTACAACtatatcgtgttgcaggtacgatgatactctatgccttgggaaGTCAAAgcccgaccgggaatcgaacccagacaccttcagcatagctatGCTCTGTaatcgcggactctaactacacagctaaggaaggccccctttTGTCATGTCATTTGATGCTATTGCTGCAGTCA
It contains:
- the LOC5573339 gene encoding N-sulphoglucosamine sulphohydrolase; the protein is MSTLLGICLLLVLSIGTTIGHRNVLLLLADDGGFEIGAYRNKIVQTPALDALAKQSLIFNNAYASVSSCSPSRASILTGMPEHQNGMYGLHNGVHNFNALGKVKSISKILSDSGVVTGLIGKKHVGPGEVFKFDYERTEEQYPINQVGRNITNIKLFVREFLEASKEKDQPFFLMVSFHDPHRCGHITPQYGPFCERWGSGEEGMGLIPDWHPIYYVWDELILPYYIPDTEPARRDVAAQYTTISRLDQGVGLVLKELADAGFDQDTLVVYTSDNGPPLPAARTNLYDPGMAEPMFIRSPDPKSRHNEVTYSMTSHLDLLPTFLDWFNVSYPSDHPEESDTNAIDEQHPPNPILTGKSLLPLLSTEPPSDPDQAVYASQSFHEITMAYPMRAIRTKRYKLIHNLNHQLPFPIDQDLFVSPTFQDLLQRTASNQDLRWYKNLRLYYNRPEWELFDLKLDPAERKNLVGKPVVKEIFEKLKGKLRQWQELTNDPFRCMPGGVLLDTGEYLNNATCFDLGQ